From bacterium:
GTGCCATTCCCATTTATCCATATTTGCCACACAGTTAGCTCACATCTCATCACCATCATGAATAATGCGGGCTAGTACCTATTATTAAAGATGGATTTACGGCAGCGGCGTCTTTTGGCGCCGCTGCTTTTTTTTGTAAGGAAAGGGAAATCAACGCTTTTCCCTTTCCTTGGAGCGAAAAGTCCCGGATTGGACTTTTTGCGACTCTATTATAATTGAGCCATGAATAAAAAAGTTCCGGATTTCAGGTCCGCGGAAGAGGAAAAGGCCTGCTGGGCGGAAGCTGGTTCGATTGATGAAGCCGGCATCAGGGAGGACCGCGCCAGACCCCTTTTTTTATCCTCCTGCCGTATTTATTTTGGTTTTTCTCATCTTTTTCTGAAGAAAAGTCCAAAAGTCGCTAAAATAATAAGAAAAATAGCCGCGATCTCATTTTTCCCACCAATATAGAGGATCAGGGCTGATCGGGTGAGCCATCAGCGGCACAGCAGGCCGCCTTACCTGTGTAAGTGTTTGATATTAAAACGCTTTAATCGTGCCACCATTGGCCCATGTGTACAAATATAATGTATTTTATGTAAAATACCGTATACTGTACTTTACTTGCCCACCCCCGCCATGCCTCTTTCCCATCCTAACCATATGAAATAAAAGGGAATATTAACAGACTCCCGTCCCATGTCGGGATAGTTCCCGGGTGGTCTGTCCCTGCCGGATGTGTAATTTATGGCACAAGGCTTGCTGGCTACCTGTTATGCCCGATCAGTAACCCCCGGTTCCGGAAGGCTGGGCCGTGGGGATCCCGAACAATGGGGGAATCAGTCACAGGTATCGGAGGCAAGTAATGGGTAAAGTAGTAGAAGGGCACAGCATGAACCTGATGTCCAAGTGGGGAATTACAACTCCCAGGTATGTGGTGTCAAACTCCCTGGAAGAGTTTGACACTATGAGTGAGAAACACCCGTGGCTGGAGGACTCCCGCCTGGTGGTCAAAGCCCACGAAACCATCGGTGGCCGCGGCCTCCTGGGCCTTGTTAAAATGTGCACCGATCTCAATTCCACCAGAGATGCCATTGAGGATATCCTTTCCTACGACCGGGACTCGATCACAATTAACCAGGTGATCGTGGAGGAAAACGTCCCACACAGCCGGAAAAGAGAGTTCTACGCCTCCGTTATTTCCCGTAGGGAGGGAGTGGAGCTTCTTCTCAGTCCCAAGGGCGGCGTCAACGTTGAAAAAAACTGGAATAGTGTACGTAGCCTGAAAATTTCAACCGGTGCCGCAATTGATACAAGGGCTCTCGAAGAGTTTGTAGGCCAGGCGGGGTTCGATTACAGGTTCCGCAGCCTTCTCGGGGAGTTTCTGCAGCGGCTGCTCACCATGTTTGATGGAGAGGATGCTACCTACCTGGAAATCAACCCTTTTACAATCCTCCGGGGGTGCAAGAAGGTCGTTGCCCTGGACGCGGTACTCGACCTGGATGAGTCTGCCAGGTTCAGGCACCCGGATTGGAAATTCGGGTTCTCATCCGGCTTCGGCCGCTCCATGAGCCATGCGGAGAGGAGCATCCAGGAGATAGATGAGCAGGTAAAAGGTTCAGTGAAGTTCATCGAGCTTGATGGTGATACAGCCCTGCTTCCGGCAGGGGGCGGAGCCAGTGTGTTCCTGGCCGATGCTGTCGTTCGGGCCGGCGGAACCCTTGCCAACTACGCTGAATATTCAGGAGACCCCCCCGATTGGGCCGTAGCGGCTCTCACCGAACGCGTCTGTGCAATCAAGGGGATCAAGCGGATCATTATCGGCGGAGCCATTGCCAACTTCACCGACGTCAAGAAGACCTTTGCCGGAATAATCCAGGGACTGCGCAAGGTGCGCAGCTGTGGTCAGCTGAACGAATCTGTTTCCATCTGGGTTCGCAGGGGAGGCCCCAACGAGGTTGAAGCGCTCCGGGAAATGGGGAAGATAAAAGACGAAGGGTTCAGGATCCAGGTGTTCGATCGAAAAACGGCCCTCACCGATATCGTGGACATGGCTTTTGCCGAGGAAGTGGTATGAGCATTTTGACCCATAAGGACGATCAGGTCCTTATACAAGGTGGCCCTGCCGGGGTGAACGCTGCCCGGTGCATGGCCGAGTTCCGTTATCTCATCGGAGAACCTGTCAACGTACCTGCTTTCGTATATCCCCCCGATGCGGGGAAAACGGTGGAGGTACCCTATGGAACCCAATATGTGTCCACTCCAGTATACGGCACGGTGACCGAGGCGGTTAAAATGCATCCGGAGATCAACACCAGCCTGGTGTACGTAGGTGCC
This genomic window contains:
- a CDS encoding ATP citrate lyase citrate-binding domain-containing protein, translating into MGKVVEGHSMNLMSKWGITTPRYVVSNSLEEFDTMSEKHPWLEDSRLVVKAHETIGGRGLLGLVKMCTDLNSTRDAIEDILSYDRDSITINQVIVEENVPHSRKREFYASVISRREGVELLLSPKGGVNVEKNWNSVRSLKISTGAAIDTRALEEFVGQAGFDYRFRSLLGEFLQRLLTMFDGEDATYLEINPFTILRGCKKVVALDAVLDLDESARFRHPDWKFGFSSGFGRSMSHAERSIQEIDEQVKGSVKFIELDGDTALLPAGGGASVFLADAVVRAGGTLANYAEYSGDPPDWAVAALTERVCAIKGIKRIIIGGAIANFTDVKKTFAGIIQGLRKVRSCGQLNESVSIWVRRGGPNEVEALREMGKIKDEGFRIQVFDRKTALTDIVDMAFAEEVV